The following nucleotide sequence is from Labilibaculum sp. DW002.
GCTTCTGAATGCAAAGCATTGTATTATCAAGCCTTTAATTTGGCAAAATTTTCATTGGACAAACAATTAGCCATTAACACTAATTCAAAACCAAAAGCTGTAGTTGTCGATATAGATGAAACTGTTTTAGACAATAGTCCTTTTGAAACCAATTCGATTCGTACGGGTGAAGCTTTTACCGCTGCAGCTTGGAAAGAATGGGTTATAATGGCAAAAGCTGCACCAACGCCAGGTTCACTTGAGTTTTTAAAATATGCCGAATCGAAAGGTGTTGAAACCTTTTATATTTCAAACAGAAGTGTTGACGATATTGAGAAAACCATCCAAAATCTTCAGGCTTTTGGATTTCCTTATGCTGACAAAGACCATATCCTTTTAAAAAGCGATACAAGCATAAAAACCAAAAGAAGAAATCTAGTTAGTGAAAGTCATGAGATCTTAATTTTAGCTGGCGATAATATCGGCGATTTCGATGAAATTTTAGAAGATCGCTCAACAGCATTTGGCTTTGCAAAAGTTGATGA
It contains:
- a CDS encoding 5'-nucleotidase, lipoprotein e(P4) family: MRKIFFILALISIAITSCKPTEKNIQTKNANDHLVMATLWFQRASECKALYYQAFNLAKFSLDKQLAINTNSKPKAVVVDIDETVLDNSPFETNSIRTGEAFTAAAWKEWVIMAKAAPTPGSLEFLKYAESKGVETFYISNRSVDDIEKTIQNLQAFGFPYADKDHILLKSDTSIKTKRRNLVSESHEILILAGDNIGDFDEILEDRSTAFGFAKVDDMKEQFGKRFIVLPNPMYGSWEKEVLKSERKLNASEKENLRIKQLIGYEEL